In a single window of the Chlamydiales bacterium genome:
- a CDS encoding FAD-dependent oxidoreductase — protein sequence MSTHDVLIVGAGPTGLCMAIELARRGISVRLIDKIKIPADKSKALFIQARTLELFDHTGIAHSILQKSLFLKGGTIHFTNKKVDLHFEALKSSFPFGVTLPQCETEEVLRGYVEQLGITIEYGLELVDLKQEEREVIVTLQNSEKKEQVKSYPWVIGADGAHSSVRHLLKTSFEGSQYIQTFALADVEISGDLEKERMNVFVTGVGIFVVFPLPGNLFRIIINDVSGKEGEELTLERMQTYVDSRKSNLKLKSPKWLSYFHINSRQASHYRENRVFLAGDAAHIHSPAGGLGMNTGIQDAYNLGWKLALVIKGESPDSLLNSYESERVPVAHDVLKFTEYFTKVMTSHSSLFNFLRKKIMPYVLKIPAFQKRFLTRISQINLNYRHSPITKDTQKARRKLHAGDRLPVILPIKNLLHPTKPTLFLFSDTQENNSLLHSCLTLKAVKHLHTHIISKKDTAIFEHFNCKKCALFLIRPDEYIGFASDSLDPKALEDYLSSLFIT from the coding sequence ATGAGTACCCATGATGTTCTCATCGTAGGAGCAGGACCTACCGGCCTTTGCATGGCAATAGAGCTTGCAAGACGAGGAATAAGTGTTCGCTTAATCGATAAAATTAAAATTCCAGCTGACAAGTCTAAGGCTCTGTTTATTCAAGCTAGGACATTAGAATTATTTGACCATACAGGAATTGCTCATTCTATTTTACAAAAAAGCCTCTTTTTAAAAGGCGGAACTATTCATTTTACTAACAAAAAAGTAGACCTTCATTTTGAGGCATTAAAAAGCTCGTTTCCTTTTGGAGTTACACTTCCTCAATGTGAGACAGAAGAGGTTTTAAGAGGATATGTAGAGCAGCTTGGAATCACCATTGAGTATGGCCTTGAGCTTGTTGATTTAAAACAGGAAGAAAGAGAAGTTATTGTTACATTGCAAAATAGCGAAAAAAAAGAACAAGTAAAAAGCTATCCTTGGGTCATTGGTGCAGATGGGGCACATAGCAGCGTACGCCATTTATTAAAAACTTCTTTCGAAGGATCCCAATATATACAAACATTTGCTCTTGCTGATGTAGAAATAAGTGGGGACCTTGAAAAAGAGCGCATGAATGTATTTGTAACGGGTGTTGGAATTTTTGTTGTCTTTCCACTTCCAGGTAACCTTTTTCGCATCATCATCAACGATGTTTCAGGAAAAGAGGGAGAGGAATTAACGTTGGAGCGCATGCAAACCTATGTAGACTCAAGAAAATCTAATTTAAAGCTAAAAAGTCCAAAATGGCTTAGCTACTTTCACATCAACAGCAGACAAGCTTCTCATTACAGAGAAAATAGAGTTTTTTTAGCAGGGGATGCAGCCCATATTCACAGCCCAGCAGGTGGTCTTGGAATGAATACAGGCATACAAGATGCTTACAATTTAGGCTGGAAACTTGCGCTTGTCATTAAAGGGGAATCGCCAGACTCTTTGTTAAACAGCTATGAAAGTGAAAGAGTGCCCGTTGCACATGATGTTCTCAAGTTTACAGAATACTTCACAAAAGTGATGACATCACACTCGTCCCTCTTTAATTTCCTTAGAAAAAAAATCATGCCCTATGTTTTAAAAATACCTGCTTTTCAAAAACGTTTTCTCACACGAATTTCACAGATTAATCTAAATTATAGACATAGTCCGATCACAAAGGATACTCAAAAGGCACGTAGAAAGTTGCACGCTGGTGATAGGCTACCTGTCATATTACCGATTAAAAACCTTTTACATCCTACAAAACCAACACTTTTTCTATTTTCTGATACGCAAGAAAATAATAGCCTTTTACATTCCTGCCTTACCCTCAAAGCTGTAAAACATTTACATACTCATATTATCTCTAAAAAAGACACCGCCATCTTTGAACACTTTAATTGCAAAAAGTGCGCTCTCTTTCTTATCAGGCCAGATGAATACATAGGGTTTGCTTCTGATTCCCTAGATCCCAAAGCTTTAGAAGACTACCTTTCTTCTTTGTTTATAACCTAA